From a single Arachis hypogaea cultivar Tifrunner chromosome 3, arahy.Tifrunner.gnm2.J5K5, whole genome shotgun sequence genomic region:
- the LOC112770427 gene encoding vesicle-fusing ATPase-like, which translates to MLLYGPPGTGKTLMARQIGKILNEKEPKGKKLMVIGTTSEFTLLDSIEFCDTFSATYHVPTLNTNDAKKVLEQLNNHLLMKILMLL; encoded by the exons ATGTTGCTTTATGGCCCACCTGGAACTGGAAAGACTCTTATGGCACGACAAATTGGGAAAATTCTGAATGAGAAGGAACCAAAG GGGAAAAAACTTATGGTTATTGGTACAACAAGCGAATTTACTCTCTTGGACTCgattgaattttgtgatactttctCTGCCACTTACCATGTTCCTACCTTGAACACAAATGACGCCAAGAAG GTCCTAGAACAGTTGAATAATCATTTGCTCATGAAGATATTGATGCTACTGTAG